In Hymenobacter sublimis, a single genomic region encodes these proteins:
- a CDS encoding response regulator transcription factor: MKILLVEDEPKVASFLHQGLTEQHHTVDLAADGLLGLRLAQAGTYDLLILDNLLPGLSGLELCRQVRAQDTGVPILMLTALGETDDKIRGLDAGADDYLVKPFAFQELLARIRALTRRRQEMPTTEAVLRLADLTLDPVRKVVQRAGQTIQLTAREFALLEYLLRNQNRVVSRVDILEHVWETSFDTGSNVIDVYINFLRKKLDKDFTPKLIYTLVGMGYVMKEEA; encoded by the coding sequence ATGAAGATTCTGCTGGTTGAAGACGAACCCAAAGTGGCCTCCTTTCTGCACCAAGGCCTGACGGAACAACACCACACCGTGGACCTAGCGGCCGACGGACTGCTGGGCTTGCGCCTAGCTCAGGCTGGCACCTACGATTTACTGATTCTGGATAATCTGCTACCCGGCCTGAGTGGCCTGGAACTATGCCGTCAGGTGCGGGCCCAGGATACGGGCGTGCCTATTCTGATGCTCACGGCCCTCGGCGAAACCGACGACAAAATCCGGGGCCTCGATGCCGGCGCCGACGACTACTTGGTTAAGCCGTTTGCCTTCCAAGAGCTGCTGGCCCGCATCCGGGCCCTTACCCGCCGCCGCCAGGAAATGCCCACCACCGAGGCCGTGCTGCGCCTAGCCGACTTAACCTTGGACCCCGTGCGCAAAGTAGTGCAGCGCGCCGGCCAAACGATTCAGCTTACGGCCCGGGAGTTTGCTTTGCTGGAGTATCTGCTACGCAACCAAAACCGGGTAGTATCGCGGGTTGACATTCTGGAACACGTCTGGGAAACGTCCTTTGATACGGGCTCCAACGTCATTGACGTGTATATCAACTTCTTGCGCAAAAAGCTTGACAAGGACTTCACCCCCAAGCTGATCTATACGCTGGTGGGTATGGGCTACGTGATGAAGGAAGAAGCCTAA
- a CDS encoding HAMP domain-containing sensor histidine kinase, which translates to MTIRTRLTLQFALILAVTLLLFSLVIYYFTYHSRREFFSESLFARARIVAHVYLDGTNRADEESRASYRRYLRQFYRTLPQEEVRVFDANDRVVFKEGRDGREPVPQELLRTVREAGREVVLEDDYRQTVGLLYRDAARGDFVVVASSVDADSRQKMNDLFTVLLSGLLASFVIVGIGGFFFAGQALKPMQRIIQEVDSITASDLHRRLSQAEGLDEVSLLAQRFNSLLNRLETAFAGQRTFVRDASHELRTPLTAIIGQLEVALLQQERTPQEYRRVLQSTLDAARLLKDLTNGLLQIARASDDPSQVQRTLVRLDELLLLAHEEVHRRHPTCRIDLDFGEPADNRRRVPYGVLGNEALLLAAFLNIMENACKFSSGCTEPVVATLTATRTRIQLVVRDQGVGMSEADRQQVFVPFFRAEAVRNVPGHGIGLPLTAKIMELHGGIVSIESQLKQGTAVTLDLPAAVV; encoded by the coding sequence ATGACCATTCGCACCCGCCTGACGCTGCAGTTTGCCCTTATTCTGGCCGTTACGCTGCTGTTGTTCTCTCTGGTGATTTACTACTTCACCTACCATTCGCGGCGGGAGTTTTTTAGTGAGAGCCTATTTGCCCGGGCCCGCATTGTTGCCCACGTCTACCTCGACGGAACCAACCGCGCCGATGAGGAAAGCCGGGCCTCCTACCGCCGGTACCTGCGGCAGTTCTACCGTACCCTTCCCCAGGAAGAGGTGCGCGTATTCGATGCCAACGACCGGGTAGTATTCAAGGAAGGGCGCGACGGGCGCGAGCCAGTACCCCAGGAACTGCTACGCACCGTGCGCGAAGCCGGCCGGGAGGTAGTGCTGGAGGACGACTACCGCCAGACCGTGGGGCTGCTCTACCGCGACGCGGCCCGCGGCGACTTTGTGGTAGTGGCTTCCTCCGTCGATGCCGACAGCCGCCAGAAGATGAACGACTTGTTTACCGTGTTGCTCTCAGGGCTACTCGCTTCCTTCGTAATAGTCGGAATTGGAGGATTCTTCTTTGCAGGACAGGCCCTCAAGCCCATGCAGCGCATTATTCAGGAAGTTGACAGCATTACGGCTTCCGACTTGCACCGCCGCCTTTCCCAAGCCGAGGGGCTAGATGAGGTATCGTTGCTGGCCCAGCGCTTTAACAGTCTGCTGAACCGCCTGGAAACGGCTTTTGCCGGGCAGCGCACCTTCGTGCGCGACGCCTCCCACGAACTGCGCACGCCTCTCACGGCCATTATCGGTCAGTTAGAAGTAGCCTTGCTTCAGCAGGAGCGCACGCCCCAGGAGTACCGCCGCGTATTGCAAAGTACCCTCGATGCGGCCCGGTTGCTCAAAGACCTCACCAACGGCCTGCTCCAGATTGCCCGCGCCTCCGACGACCCCTCCCAGGTACAGCGCACTCTGGTTCGGCTCGATGAGCTGCTGTTGCTGGCCCATGAGGAGGTGCACCGCCGCCATCCTACCTGCCGCATCGACCTGGACTTTGGGGAACCCGCTGATAACCGGCGCCGGGTTCCGTATGGCGTGTTGGGCAACGAAGCGTTGCTGCTGGCCGCTTTCCTGAACATTATGGAAAACGCCTGCAAGTTTTCCAGTGGCTGCACCGAACCCGTTGTAGCCACGCTCACGGCCACCCGCACCCGGATTCAGCTAGTGGTGCGCGACCAGGGCGTGGGCATGAGTGAGGCCGACCGGCAGCAGGTATTCGTTCCTTTCTTCCGGGCCGAAGCAGTCCGCAACGTTCCTGGCCACGGCATCGGCCTGCCTTTAACGGCAAAAATTATGGAGCTGCACGGGGGAATCGTCAGTATAGAAAGCCAGCTGAAGCAAGGCACAGCCGTTACCCTCGATTTACCCGCCGCAGTAGTCTAA
- a CDS encoding SulP family inorganic anion transporter — protein MSKIAPVSEAPVALQQPTGIPNSPWKTLGKDLPAGLVVFLVALPLCLGISLASGAPLLAGIISGIIGGVIVSWISGSQLSVSGPAAGLTAIILSATSTLGTFEAVLAATVIAGVMQMLLGVAKAGIIGLYFPTSVIRGMLAAIGLILILKQIPHFVGADADYFEDMDFLQFDGLNTFSAIKKAMGGISAGSALVGLVSLGTLLVWDNILTKRVAFLRLVPGALIVVVLSIVLNNVLDVAAPVLRIRPEHLVNLPSITAWQDFANVFTAPDWTAFRRPVTYTVAFTIAIVASLETLLSVEAVDKLDPYKRVTPPNRELLAQGVGNLLNGLLGGLPMTAVIVRSSANINAGGQTRMSTFFHGLLLLTSLLFLESVLNQIPLSALAAVLLLVGYKLTKPALYRTQWKLGWQQFLPFIITIIAILFTDLLKGVSVGLIVGIFYILKANYESAYFLSTPPSQQSGPLHLKLSEQVSFLNKASIVKVLHELPNNTHVLIDGTNSSHIDYDVLEAIENFRLSAPERGIQVELRGIEHVQVLGH, from the coding sequence ATGTCGAAAATTGCTCCGGTATCCGAAGCGCCAGTAGCTCTGCAGCAGCCTACTGGCATTCCCAATTCCCCCTGGAAAACGCTAGGCAAAGATTTGCCCGCCGGCCTGGTTGTATTTCTGGTAGCCCTGCCGTTGTGCTTAGGCATCTCGCTGGCTTCCGGAGCACCCCTACTGGCTGGAATTATTTCCGGTATTATTGGAGGCGTAATCGTTTCGTGGATAAGTGGGTCGCAGCTTAGTGTCAGTGGCCCGGCCGCGGGTCTAACCGCCATTATTCTCTCGGCTACTAGCACGCTGGGCACCTTTGAGGCCGTGCTAGCCGCCACGGTTATAGCCGGGGTCATGCAAATGCTGCTGGGTGTGGCCAAGGCCGGTATCATCGGCCTTTACTTCCCTACCTCCGTAATTCGCGGGATGCTGGCCGCCATCGGCCTGATTCTGATTCTAAAGCAGATTCCCCATTTTGTGGGCGCCGATGCGGATTACTTCGAGGACATGGACTTTTTGCAGTTCGATGGCCTGAACACCTTCTCGGCTATTAAAAAGGCCATGGGCGGTATTAGCGCCGGCTCGGCCCTGGTAGGGCTAGTTTCCTTAGGAACCTTGCTGGTATGGGATAACATACTTACCAAGCGCGTGGCTTTCCTGCGCCTCGTGCCAGGCGCCCTAATTGTGGTAGTGCTGTCGATTGTGCTTAACAATGTGCTCGACGTGGCCGCGCCCGTGCTGCGCATTCGCCCTGAGCATCTCGTCAACCTCCCGTCCATTACGGCCTGGCAGGATTTTGCCAACGTGTTTACCGCCCCCGACTGGACTGCTTTCCGCCGACCCGTTACCTACACGGTAGCCTTTACCATTGCCATCGTCGCCTCTCTTGAAACGCTGCTCAGCGTAGAGGCCGTAGATAAGCTTGACCCGTATAAGCGCGTGACGCCCCCCAACCGGGAACTGCTCGCGCAAGGCGTCGGCAACCTGCTGAATGGCTTGCTCGGTGGCCTGCCCATGACGGCCGTTATCGTGCGTAGCTCCGCCAACATTAATGCCGGCGGCCAAACCCGGATGTCGACGTTCTTCCATGGCTTGCTGCTGCTTACCAGCTTGCTGTTCCTAGAGTCGGTGCTGAACCAGATTCCCTTGTCGGCCCTGGCGGCGGTGCTGTTGCTTGTGGGGTACAAACTCACCAAGCCCGCCCTCTACCGCACCCAATGGAAGCTGGGTTGGCAGCAGTTTCTGCCTTTCATCATCACCATTATCGCCATTCTGTTCACGGATTTGCTCAAAGGTGTATCGGTGGGACTGATAGTGGGCATCTTCTACATTCTGAAGGCCAATTACGAGTCGGCTTACTTCCTGAGCACTCCTCCGTCCCAGCAGTCAGGGCCGCTGCATCTGAAACTATCAGAGCAGGTTTCCTTCCTGAATAAGGCCAGCATTGTAAAGGTCCTGCACGAGCTGCCAAACAACACCCACGTGCTCATCGATGGCACGAACTCCTCCCACATTGATTACGATGTGCTGGAAGCCATCGAAAACTTCCGCCTTTCCGCCCCAGAACGCGGCATTCAGGTGGAACTACGCGGCATTGAGCACGTACAGGTTCTAGGACACTAA
- a CDS encoding carbonic anhydrase, whose amino-acid sequence MKGIEPILENNRKWVEEKRAADPDFFNRLANGQKPQYLFIGCSDSRVPAASITGTGPGQMFVHRNIANMVVNTDYNLLSVLQYAVEVLGVEDILVVGHYGCGGVAAAAGNKQYGLIDGWLTNIRDVIRVHDAEISAIADEETRLRRLVELNVIEQVRNLAKTNIIQNARKGAKPPRLHGLVYDIKEGLLKDLKVEDDLQGKLKEIYRTSAAGH is encoded by the coding sequence ATGAAAGGCATCGAGCCAATTCTGGAAAATAACCGCAAATGGGTTGAAGAAAAGCGCGCCGCTGATCCGGACTTCTTTAACCGCTTGGCTAACGGCCAGAAGCCCCAGTACCTGTTCATTGGCTGCTCCGATTCGCGGGTGCCAGCCGCGTCTATTACGGGCACCGGCCCAGGGCAAATGTTCGTGCACCGCAACATTGCCAACATGGTTGTGAACACCGACTACAACTTGCTTTCCGTGCTGCAATACGCCGTGGAAGTGTTGGGCGTAGAGGATATTCTGGTGGTAGGGCACTACGGCTGCGGTGGGGTAGCCGCCGCCGCTGGCAACAAGCAGTACGGCCTCATTGATGGCTGGCTCACCAACATCCGGGACGTAATTCGGGTGCACGACGCCGAAATTTCGGCCATTGCCGACGAGGAAACCCGGCTACGTCGTTTGGTCGAGCTCAATGTGATTGAGCAGGTGCGTAACCTGGCCAAAACCAACATCATTCAGAACGCGCGCAAAGGTGCCAAGCCCCCGCGCCTGCACGGCTTGGTTTATGATATTAAAGAAGGCCTGCTCAAGGACTTGAAGGTAGAAGATGACCTGCAAGGCAAGCTGAAGGAAATCTACAGAACCAGCGCTGCTGGTCACTAA